From Arvicanthis niloticus isolate mArvNil1 chromosome 22, mArvNil1.pat.X, whole genome shotgun sequence, the proteins below share one genomic window:
- the Cdk4 gene encoding cyclin-dependent kinase 4 isoform X1, whose amino-acid sequence MATTRYEPVAEIGVGAYGTVYKARDPHSGHFVALKSVRVPNGGAAGGGLPVSTVREVALLRRLEAFEHPNVVRLMDVCATSRTDRDIKVTLVFEHIDQDLRTYLDKAPPPGLPVETIKDLMRQFLRGLDFLHANCIVHRDLKPENILVTSNGTVKLADFGLARIYSYQMALTPVVVTLWYRAPEVLLQSTYATPVDMWSVGCIFAEMFRRKPLFCGNSEADQLGKIFDLIGLPPEDDWPREVSLPRGAFSPRGPRPVQSVVPEMEESGAQLLLEMLTFNPHKRLSAFRALQHSYLRQEESDPE is encoded by the exons ATGGCTACCACTCGATATGAACCCGTGGCTGAAATTGGTGTCGGTGCCTATGGGACGGTGTACAAAGCCCGAGATCCCCACAGTGGCCACTTTGTGGCCCTCAAGAGTGTGAGAGTTCCTAATGGAGGAGCAGCTGGAGGGGGCCTTCCCGTCAGCACAGTTCGTGAGGTGGCCTTGTTAAGGAGGCTGGAGGCCTTTGAACATCCCAATGTTGTACG GCTGATGGATGTCTGTGCTACTTCCCGGACTGATCGGGATATCAAGGTCACCCTAGTGTTTGAGCATATAGACCAGGACCTAAGGACATACCTGGACAAAGCACCTCCGCCAGGCTTGCCAGTTGAGACCATTAAG GATCTGATGCGTCAGTTTCTAAGGGGCCTAGATTTTCTTCACGCAAACTGCATTGTTCACCGGGACCTGAAGCCAGAGAACATTCTAGTGACAAGTAATGGGACGGTCAAGCTGGCTGACTTTGGCCTAGCCAGAATCTACAGCTATCAGATGGCCCTCACGCCTGTG GTTGTTACGCTCTGGTACCGAGCTCCTGAAGTTCTTCTGCAGTCTACATACGCAACACCTGTGGACATGTGGAGCGTTGGCTGTATCTTCGCAGAGATGTTCCGTCGGAA GCCTCTCTTCTGTGGAAACTCTGAAGCTGACCAGTTGGGAAAGATCTTTGA TCTCATTGGATTGCCTCCAGAAGACGACTGGCCTCGAGAGGTCTCTCTACCTCGAGGAGCCTTTTCCCCCAGAGGGCCTCGGCCAGTGCAGTCAGTGGTGCCAGAGATGGAGGAATCTGGAGCACAGCTGCTGCTG gAAATGCTGACCTTTAACCCACATAAGCGACTCTCTGCCTTCCGAGCCCTGCAGCACTCCTACCTGCGCCAGGAGGAAAGTGACCCTGAGTGA
- the Cdk4 gene encoding cyclin-dependent kinase 4 isoform X2, protein MDVCATSRTDRDIKVTLVFEHIDQDLRTYLDKAPPPGLPVETIKDLMRQFLRGLDFLHANCIVHRDLKPENILVTSNGTVKLADFGLARIYSYQMALTPVVVTLWYRAPEVLLQSTYATPVDMWSVGCIFAEMFRRKPLFCGNSEADQLGKIFDLIGLPPEDDWPREVSLPRGAFSPRGPRPVQSVVPEMEESGAQLLLEMLTFNPHKRLSAFRALQHSYLRQEESDPE, encoded by the exons ATGGATGTCTGTGCTACTTCCCGGACTGATCGGGATATCAAGGTCACCCTAGTGTTTGAGCATATAGACCAGGACCTAAGGACATACCTGGACAAAGCACCTCCGCCAGGCTTGCCAGTTGAGACCATTAAG GATCTGATGCGTCAGTTTCTAAGGGGCCTAGATTTTCTTCACGCAAACTGCATTGTTCACCGGGACCTGAAGCCAGAGAACATTCTAGTGACAAGTAATGGGACGGTCAAGCTGGCTGACTTTGGCCTAGCCAGAATCTACAGCTATCAGATGGCCCTCACGCCTGTG GTTGTTACGCTCTGGTACCGAGCTCCTGAAGTTCTTCTGCAGTCTACATACGCAACACCTGTGGACATGTGGAGCGTTGGCTGTATCTTCGCAGAGATGTTCCGTCGGAA GCCTCTCTTCTGTGGAAACTCTGAAGCTGACCAGTTGGGAAAGATCTTTGA TCTCATTGGATTGCCTCCAGAAGACGACTGGCCTCGAGAGGTCTCTCTACCTCGAGGAGCCTTTTCCCCCAGAGGGCCTCGGCCAGTGCAGTCAGTGGTGCCAGAGATGGAGGAATCTGGAGCACAGCTGCTGCTG gAAATGCTGACCTTTAACCCACATAAGCGACTCTCTGCCTTCCGAGCCCTGCAGCACTCCTACCTGCGCCAGGAGGAAAGTGACCCTGAGTGA
- the Tspan31 gene encoding tetraspanin-31 gives MVCGGFSCSKNALCALNVVYMLVGLLLIGVAAWGKGLGVVSSIHIIGGVIAVGVFLLLIAVAGLVGAVNHHQVLLFFYMIILGLVFIFQFGISCSCLAINRNKQADVINTSWWVLSNSTRHELERSFDCCGLFNLTTLHLQDDTSCSAMCKTRSSTCQMCGEMFLKHSDKALKILGGVGLFFSFTEILGVWLAMRFRNQKDPRANPSAFL, from the exons ATGGTTTGCGGCGGATTTTCCTGTTCCAAGAATGCGCTGTGCGCTCTCAACGTGGTTTATATG CTTGTGGGCTTATTGCTCATTGGCGTGGCTGCCTGGGGCAAGGGCCTCGGTGTGGTGTCTAGCATTCACATCATTGGAGGAGTCATTGCTGTTGgagtcttccttctcctcatcgCGGTGGCAGGACTGGTGGGTGCCGTGAACCACCATCAAGTGCTGCTCTTTTTT TATATGATCATCCTGGGTTTGGTCTTCATCTTCCAGTTTGGGATCTCTTGCTCATGTCTGGCTATTAACAGAAACAAACAG GCGGATGTCATCAATACTTCATGGTGGGTCTTGAGCAATAGTACCCGACATGAATTGGAGAGAAGTTTTGACTGCTGTGGCTTGTTCAACCTTACAACCCTGCACCTACAAGATGACACTTCCTGCAGTGCA ATGTGCAAAACTAGGAGCTCTACGTGCCAGATGTGTGGGGAGATGTTCCTTAAACATTCAGACAAAGCCCTCAAGATCCTTGGAGGTGTTGGGCTCTTCTTTAGTTTCACAGAG ATCCTTGGTGTTTGGCTAGCAATGAGATTTCGGAATCAAAAGGACCCTCGAGCCAACCCCAGTGCCTTTCTATGA